Proteins co-encoded in one Candida albicans SC5314 chromosome 3, complete sequence genomic window:
- the KRE9 gene encoding Kre9p (Protein of beta-1,6-glucan biosynthesis; required for serum-induced hyphal growth; required for efficient utilization of galactose and for growth on glucose; similar to S. cerevisiae Kre9p and Knh1p; O-glycosylated by Pmt1p): protein MRQFQIILISLVVSIIRCVVADVDITSPKSGETFSGSSGSASIKITWDDSDDSDSPKSLDNAKGYTISLCTGPTSDGDIQCLDPLVKNEAISGKSKTVSIAQNSVPNGYYYFQIYVTFTNGGTTIHYSPRFKLTGMSGPTATLDVTETGSVPADQASGFDTATTADSKSFTVPYTLQTGKTRYAPMQMQPGTKVTATTWSMKFPTSAVTYYSTKAGTPNVASTITPGWSYTAESAVNYASVAPYPTYWYPASERVSKATISAATKRRRWLD from the coding sequence ATGagacaatttcaaatcatatTAATTTCCCTTGTTGTTTCCATAATAAGATGTGTTGTTGCAGATGTTGACATCACATCACCAAAGAGTGGAGAAACTTTTTCTGGTAGTTCTGGATCAGCAAGTATCAAGATTACCTGGGATGATTCAGACGATTCAGACTCACCGAAATCTTTGGATAATGCCAAAGGGTACACAATTTCTTTATGTACTGGACCTACTTCAGATGGGGATATCCAGTGTTTGGATCCATTAGTCAAGAACGAAGCTATTTCAGGTAAATCTAAAACAGTTTCCATTGCCCAGAACTCAGTACCTAATGGTTATTACTATTTCCAAATTTACGTTACTTTCACTAATGGAGGTACCACTATTCATTATTCACCACGTTTCAAATTGACTGGTATGTCTGGTCCAACTGCCACTTTGGATGTCACCGAAACAGGATCAGTGCCAGCGGATCAAGCTTCAGGATTTGATACTGCAACTACTGCTGACTCCAAATCTTTCACAGTTCCATATACCCTACAAACAGGGAAGACTAGATACGCACCAATGCAAATGCAACCAGGTACCAAAGTGACTGCTACAACCTGGAGTATGAAGTTCCCAACTAGTGCTGTTACTTACTACTCAACAAAGGCTGGCACACCAAATGTGGCCTCTACTATTACCCCAGGTTGGAGTTATACTGCTGAATCTGCCGTTAACTATGCTAGTGTTGCGCCATATCCAACATACTGGTATCCTGCCAGTGAACGAGTGAGTAAGGCTACAATTAGTGCTGCTACaaagagaagaagatgGTTGGATTGA
- a CDS encoding uncharacterized protein (Protein of unknown function; Spider biofilm induced): MCMNRPKYQESQSEPNKLELPLQMPSTKFDLEKQQSQSHDKQHCANKRNYLYKLIFLFNFISLLILGLVYYSTEVNPQISANLNELLYKMEKCNDL, from the coding sequence ATGTGTATGAATCGACCAAAATATCAAGAATCTCAGTCAGAACCAAACAAACTTGAACTTCCTTTACAGATGCCTTCCACTAAATTTGATCTAGAAAAGCAACAATCACAGTCACATGACAAACAACACTGTGCAAATAAGAGAAATTATCTTTATaagttgatttttttattcaactTCATTAGTTTGTTAATACTAGGGTTGGTATATTATTCCACAGAAGTAAATCCTCAGATTTCTGCCAACCTAAACGAATTATTATATAAGATGGAGAAATGCAATGATTTATAA
- the AFP99 gene encoding Afp99p (Protein related to arginases; downregulated upon adherence to polystyrene; regulated by Gcn2p and Gcn4p): protein MKLYIFVLVACVSSQTIFRSPSLLDQLYGELHGRTNTAPNLQVQAEDPNQMVTQKVLAMRSKLTLPDKDDTSDIAIDQNMFGGILTYAHFNHFNCFISDDFDKHSTTDQQTTKNIDIAIVGAPFDTGTSYRPGARFGPESIRSNSRRLGSAWKSTKKRFNYPVNPYDETTHNYSIIDCGDVAMTPFDNRIALNQLYRGHRSISKHPGNVNQHPKIITLGGDHTITLMAIKNAHEQLRTKIRVFHFDSHIDTWDPKKLGGGITDYMSLNHGTFLHYATELGYIETKGNYHVGIRAPYIDANYDKQHDADCGFHIIQANDIDKIGVQGIIDELAKDPNIPTYISVDIDVLDPAYAPGTGTMEAGGFTTRELLSILDGLKNKVNVIGGDVVEVSPPYDTNSEITSLAATSVVDSLLKLMIV, encoded by the coding sequence ATGAAACTTTacatttttgttttggttgCATGTGTGTCATCACAAACCATTTTCAGATCACCATCACTTcttgatcaattatatGGAGAATTACATGGAAGAACAAACACAGCACCAAATTTGCAGGTACAAGCAGAGGATCCAAATCAGATGGTCACACAAAAGGTTTTAGCAATGAGATCCAAATTGACGTTGCCTGATAAAGATGATACTTCCGATATTGCTATTGATCAGAATATGTTTGGTGGAATCTTGACTTATGCCCATTTCAAtcatttcaattgtttcatttcTGATGACTTTGATAAACACTCCACTACAGATCAacaaacaaccaaaaatattgatatcGCTATTGTTGGGGCACCTTTCGATACTGGAACATCCTATCGCCCAGGAGCTAGATTTGGGCCCGAGTCAATTAGAAGTAATTCCCGACGTCTAGGAAGTGCTTGGaaatcaaccaaaaaaagattCAATTACCCAGTTAACCCATATGATGAGACCACTCATAATTACTCTATTATTGATTGCGGTGATGTGGCTATGACTCCATTTGATAATCGCATTGctttaaatcaattgtacCGTGGACATAGAAGTATTTCTAAACACCCAGGGAATGTCAATCAACATCCCAAAATTATCACATTGGGCGGTGACCATACCATCACCTTAATGGCAATAAAGAACGCTCATGAACAATTGAGGACAAAAATTAGAgtatttcattttgattcaCATATCGATACCTGGGATCCTAAGAAATTAGGTGGTGGAATCACTGATTATATGTCATTGAATCATGGAACATTCTTGCACTACGCTACTGAATTAGGATACATTGAAACAAAAGGCAACTATCATGTCGGGATAAGAGCACCGTATATCGATGCTAATTACGACAAACAGCACGATGCTGATTGTGGATTCCATATTATCCAAGCTAATGATATTGACAAGATTGGAGTTCAAGGGATCATTGATGAGTTAGCAAAAGATCCAAACATTCCAACTTACATATCAGTTGATATAGATGTATTAGACCCAGCCTATGCACCAGGAACGGGAACAATGGAAGCTGGCGGATTCACGACCAGAGAATTGTTGAGCATTTTGGATGGGTTGAAAAATAAGGTTAACGttattggtggtgatgTTGTGGAAGTGAGTCCTCCATATGATACAAATAGTGAAATCACCAGTTTGGCAGCCACCAGTGTTGTCgattcattattgaaattaatgattgTCTAA
- a CDS encoding uncharacterized protein (Ortholog of C. dubliniensis CD36 : Cd36_84160, Candida tenuis NRRL Y-1498 : cten_CGOB_00085, Debaryomyces hansenii CBS767 : DEHA2B08404g and Pichia stipitis Pignal : PICST_67031) translates to MTCQTGRKCSLGIEEPIDISSKNVPLNAFLIYTMSSTLPDHNSTNSWNEYHNNLSITNNTQVTTSCADNVKTTSNVPRCATDINSKMTTSEFETLHRCRFSVCDLNNLENYLYQSEREECSRVIEQLETHNGKSISTCCNSNTDINAQCNQMKNHKRRKSIALKFKKPQTLL, encoded by the coding sequence atGACATGTCAAACGGGGAGAAAATGTTCACTTGGAATAGAAGAACCTATTGATATCTCCTCCAAAAACGTGCCACTTAATGCGTTTTTAATTTACACCATGTCAAGCACTCTACCAGATCACAATTCGACTAATTCATGGAATGAATATCACAACAATTTATCCATAACAAATAACACTCAGGTAACGACAAGTTGTGCTGATAATGTGAAAACAACTAGCAATGTCCCTCGATGTGCAACTGATATTAATTCCAAAATGACAACTTCTGAATTCGAAACTTTACATAGATGCCGGTTTTCAGTGTgtgatttaaataatttggaGAATTATCTATATCAATCAGAAAGAGAGGAATGCAGCAGAGTAATAGAACAACTAGAAACACACAACGGCAAAAGTATTAGCACTTGTTGCAATTCAAATACGGATATTAATGCTCAATGtaatcaaatgaaaaatcatAAAAGACGGAAATCGATTGCATTGAAATTTAAGAAACCTCAAACATTATTATGA
- the URK1 gene encoding uridine kinase (Protein similar to uridine kinase; repressed by ciclopirox olamine; Spider biofilm induced) has protein sequence MPLHPKSRRRSSRISPLPDEDSLSFINSSVENLDQSPFESIDDLVEDVNKYDLKSPSDEQQQQQQQESQTQNLKHKPSFTSTPKASYIPPWTEPYIIGIAGNSGSGKTSISQKIIQDINQPWTVLLSFDNFYQPLTSEQSKLAFANNYDFDCPDSLDFDLLVETIGNLKKGGKTTIPVYSFTSHNRTSKTNTIYGANVIIVEGLYALHDQQLLDMMDLKIYVDTDLDICLARRLTRDILYRGRDLGGAMQQWEKFVKPNAVKFINPTVQNADLVIPRGLDNSIAINLMIKHIKNQLALKSRNHLQRLKKLGVNIKFDIDKFNIKLLQNTNQVKGINSILFDTSTSRNDFIFYFNRMCGLLIELAQEFMTNYTNVDIDTGKGIYHGKKLLQNQYNAVNIIRSGDCFMASIKKSFPVISIGKLLIQSDSTTGEPQLHFERLPHKLSDKIMLFDSQIISGAGAIMAIQVLLDHHVKEQDIILITYLSTEIGIRRIVNVFPKVKIVVGKLSSMEDSNSNNKVWYNNEGFLDSHWHFRNRFIDSLYFGTE, from the coding sequence ATGCCACTACATCCGaaatcaagaagaagatcAAGTAGAATATCCCCACTTCCTGACGAGGATTCATTGTCATTTATAAACTCATCAGTAGAAAACCTTGATCAATCACCATTTGAAAGTATCGATGATTTAGTTGAAGATGTCAACAAATATGACTTGAAAAGTCCCAGTGAtgagcaacaacaacaacagcaacaagaGCTGCAAACtcaaaatttgaaacacAAACCATCATTCACTTCTACACCGAAAGCATCATATATCCCACCATGGACCGAACCATATATCATTGGTATTGCTGGTAATTCAGGGTCAGGGAAAACCTCAATCTCCCAAAAAATCATTCAGGATATCAATCAGCCATGGACggtattattatcatttgataatttctATCAACCATTGACCCTGGAACAAAGTAAACTTGCATTTGCCAATAATtatgattttgattgtCCTGATTCATtagattttgatttattagtaGAGACCATTggtaatttgaaaaaaggaGGTAAAACTACTATCCCAGTTTATTCATTCACTTCACATAATCGTACTTCAAAAACTAATACCATTTATGGCGCCaatgttattattgtgGAAGGTTTATATGCTTTACATGATCAACAATTATTGGATATGatggatttgaaaatatatGTCGATACAGATTTGGATATTTGTTTAGCAAGAAGATTAACTCGAGATATATTGTATCGTGGTCGAGATTTAGGTGGAGCTATGCAACAATGGGAGAAATTTGTTAAGCCAAATGCGgttaaattcattaatcCAACGGTACAAAATGCTGATTTGGTGATTCCTCGAGGATTAGATAATTCAATTGCcataaatttaatgattaaACATATCAAGAATCAATTAGCattaaaatcaagaaatcatttacaacgattgaagaaattaggggtcaatataaaatttgatattgataaattcaatattaaattattacaaaacACTAATCAAGTCAAGGGAATCAATTCGATTTTATTTGATACGTCAACTTCACGTAATGATTtcatattttattttaatcGTATGTGTggattattaattgaattagcACAAGAGTTTATGACCAATTATACCAATGTCGATATCGATACTGGTAAAGGGATTTATCATggtaaaaaattattacaaaatcaatataatgCAGTCAATATAATTCGTAGTGGAGATTGCTTCATGgcatcaattaaaaaatcattCCCAGTAATTTCTATTggtaaattattaattcaaaGTGATTCAACTACGGGGGAACCTCAATTACATTTTGAAAGATTGCCTCATAAATTATCTGATAAAATTATGTTATTTGATTCACAAATTATTAGTGGAGCCGGAGCCATTATGGCAATTCAAGTATTATTAGATCATCATGTTAAAGAACAAGATATTATTTTAATTACGTATTTATCTACAGAAATTGGTATAAGAAGAATTGTTAATGTGTTCCCTAAAGtgaaaattgttgttgggaAATTATCAAGTATGGAAGATTCAAATTCGAATAACAAAGTTTGGTATAATAATGAAGGATTTTTGGATAGTCATTGGCATTTCAGAAATAGATTTATAGATAGTTTATATTTCGGCACAGAATAA
- a CDS encoding DEAH-box RNA-dependent ATPase (Ortholog(s) have RNA-dependent ATPase activity, role in generation of catalytic spliceosome for first transesterification step, snoRNA splicing and U2-type catalytic step 1 spliceosome localization) encodes MDTQTGKGVRRRRQELIDADDNEEEEREQITQQGPLKATSTIETAKPTPESNTPPLPLPSPPAPAQHYKRPKSKYYQFKQELEELEIQEDLSPRQQSRLEYLTNKLNNWNRNNNNNNNASQNEYYNLPSLQQSKNDVLHQKQQSFQPPRMNWEDEQFKRADQLILQNDDKIHINDDKEYEFVFDQTQFVNYDDIEELPGNGEEEEEEESGIRDSDSIIGNKYDEVRKSLPVYSYREEFLKIINENQTLIVVGETGSGKTTQLPQYLHEAGYSRNNQVIACTQPRRVAATSVANRVANEMQVKLGEQVGYNIRFDDNCKDGVTVIKYVTDGMLLREFLQDPTLGKYSAIMIDEAHERTLSTEILLSLLKDVMMTTRKDDLKIIIASATINAEKFSQFFNNAPILNIPGRRFPVKIHYTKQPEANYIQAAITTIFQIHMTQPLPGDILVFLTGQDEIETMEEILRDSILKLGDQIDPMIVCSIYANLPQELQQKIFQPTPSNTRKIVLATNIAETSITIDGISYVIDPGYVKQNVYNPTTGMESLVVVPCSRASADQRAGRAGRVGPGKCFRLFTKWSFYNELDSNQQPEIQRVNLTSVILLLLSLGINDLLGFEFMDPPSKEAIIKALNLLYALGALNTQGKLTKTGKKMSEFPLDPVFTKCILTSDKFDNTKQIISIIAMLNESSNLFYRPKDKKELADKRKQEFNDLQGDQFMLLKIWQQWVDSGYSVQWCQDYFIQYKTMKRIKNIYEQLIRLSKKIGIEVNSRHQHRDHLQENTDNNTLLTKCLISGFFNNIVKLSPMGDCYQKLTNGKGGNNTPCYIHPSSCIYKLKPKPKYLLYYELVLTSKEYMRNCIILDEKLIKEYL; translated from the coding sequence ATGGATACACAAACTGGGAAAGGAGTAAGGAGAAGACGACAAGAATTGATAGATGCTGACGATAatgaggaagaagaaagagaacAAATAACGCAACAGGGACCTTTAAAGGCCACTTCAACAATAGAAACAGCAAAACCCACACCTGAGTCTAATACTCCcccactaccactaccatCCCCACCAGCACCAGCACAACATTATAAGAGACCAAAACTGAAATACtatcaattcaaacaagaacttgaagaattagaaattCAAGAAGATTTATCACCAAGGCAACAATCACGATTAGAATATTTAACAAATAAGTTGAACAATTGGAATaggaacaacaacaacaacaataatgcatctcaaaatgaatattataatttacCATCATTACAACAATCAAAGAATGACGTATTACATCAAAAGCAACAATCATTTCAACCACCAAGAATGAATTGGGAAGATGAACAATTTAAACGAGctgatcaattaattttacaaaatgaTGATAAGATACAtataaatgatgataaGGAATATGAATTTGTGTTTGATCAAACacaatttgtaaattatgATGACATTGAAGAGTTACCTGGAAatggtgaagaagaagaagaagaagagagTGGAATAAGGGATAGTGACTCCATTATCGGCAATAAATACGATGAAGTTAGAAAATCATTACCGGTATATTCATATCGtgaagaatttttaaaaattattaatgaaaatcaaACATTAATAGTAGTTGGAGAAACAGGATCGGGTAAAACTACACAATTACCACAATATTTACATGAAGCAGGGTATTCTCGAAATAATCAAGTGATTGCATGTACACAACCTAGACGAGTGGCAGCTACAAGTGTTGCCAATAGAGTCGCCAATGAAATGCAAGTTAAATTGGGAGAACAAGTAGGGTATAATATTCgatttgatgataattgCAAAGATGGCGTTACCGTGATAAAATACGTCACTGATGGTATGCTTTTAAGAGAATTTTTACAAGATCCAACCCTTGGCAAATATTCTGCCATAATGATTGATGAAGCTCATGAAAGAACATTATCTACTGAGATTTTATTAAGTTTATTAAAAGATGTAATGATGACAACTCGGAAAGATGATTtaaaaatcattattgcCAGTGCTACTATTAATGCGGAGAAATTCtcccaatttttcaataatgcaccaattttgaatatcCCAGGAAGAAGATTCCCGGTTAAAATCCATTATACAAAGCAACCAGAAGCAAATTATATTCAAGCAGCAATAACCAcgatatttcaaattcatatGACTCAACCTTTGCCTGGTGATATACTCGTGTTTTTAACTGGacaagatgaaattgaaactatGGAAGAAATCTTACGTGATCTGATACTTAAACTTGGTGATCAAATAGATCCCATGATAGTTTGTTCAATATATGCCAATTTACCTCAGGAATTACAACAGAAAATTTTCCAACCAACACCTAGCAACACtagaaaaattgttttagCAACCAATATTGCTGAAACTTCAATTACAATTGATGGCATTTCCTATGTGATTGATCCTGGATATGTTAAACAAAATGTATATAATCCTACTACGGGGATGGAAAGTTTAGTAGTGGTGCCATGTTCAAGAGCTAGTGCCGATCAACGAGCTGGAAGAGCCGGTAGAGTTGGTCCAGGTAAATGTTTCCGATTATTCACCAAATGGTCATTTTATAATGAATTAgattcaaatcaacaaccagAAATCCAACGAGTTAATTTGACGTCagtgattttattattattatcgtTAGGGATCAATGATTTACttggatttgaatttatggATCCACCATCCAAAGAAGCAATAATTAAAgcattgaatttattatatgCGTTGGGGGCATTAAACACACAAGGTAAATTAACTAAAACCGGCAAGAAAATGAGTGAATTCCCACTTGATCCAGTATTCACCAAATGTATACTAACTAgtgataaatttgataatactAAACAAATCATTAGTATAATTGCCATGCTCAATGAATCgtcaaatttattttatcgACCTAAAGATAAAAAGGAATTAGCCGATAAGAGGAAACAagaatttaatgatttacaaGGTGATCAATTTatgttattgaaaatatggCAACAATGGGTTGATTCTGGATATTCAGTACAATGGTGTCAAgattattttattcaatacAAAACAATGAAACGAATCAAGAATATTtatgaacaattgattagATTGAGTAAAAAAATCGGTATTGAAGTGAATAGCCGTCACCAACACCGTGATCACCTACAAGAGAATACAGACAATAATACTTTACTAACGAAATGTTTAATTAGTggatttttcaacaatattgTTAAATTATCACCAATGGGGGATTgttatcaaaaattaacTAATGGAAAAGGTGGTAATAATACCCCATGTTATATTCATCCTTCTTCatgtatatataaattaaaaccCAAACCCAAATATTTGTTATATTATGAATTGGTATTGACTAGTAAAGAATACATGAGAAATTGTATTATATTggatgaaaaattgattaaagaGTACCTATAG
- the WSC1 gene encoding Wsc1p (Putative cell wall component; transcript upregulated in cyr1 mutant (yeast or hyphae); Spider and flow model biofilm induced) — MVKLPFFTIVVSIFYTSSLLVSAADYTAPASNLGCYSSISGGDSKGDYTYQTSGYCVNNECPNSPYVAVKGKECICLNSLPQSSSKVSSSQCDQPCPGYQSDMCGGSNAYNIYKGLASASSSSSSNMGSASSSSPSSSGSPSSSQSSSITGSPNNSDDSDQSTATVVSTISNSNGNVIYKTITQEASATTSSGSSSHASTTSSSSSTSTSSSHSSDSPDGKSEKKSSSVGAIVGGVVGGIGGLILLVAGGFFYMRYRNNDEDEDEEEEFYDNKPLKRSNGSKIGSRRSPNALEMPMANPFQHPADDLVRNNSVQKNGFVDPRLNPIMMGRRRLSEGSLVDEADYSRKVLQVANPDDTK; from the coding sequence ATGGTAAAACTACCTTTTTTTACAATCGTTGTGTCAATATTTTACACCAGTTCATTGTTGGTTTCAGCAGCAGATTATACTGCTCCAGCCTCAAATTTGGGTTGttattcttcaatatctGGTGGTGACTCCAAAGGTGATTATACTTATCAAACATCAGGATATTGTGTTAATAATGAATGTCCCAACTCACCATACGTTGCTGTTAAAGGGAAAGAATGTATATGTTTGAATTCATTACCACAATCATCATCTAAAGTGAGCTCAAGTCAATGTGATCAACCATGTCCTGGTTATCAGTCAGACATGTGTGGTGGATCCAATGCAtacaatatttataaaGGTTTAGCAAGTGCTAGTTCCAGTTCTAGTTCTAATATGGGGAGTGCTTCATCAAGCTCGCCTTCATCATCTGGATCTCCTTCTTCCAGTCaatcatcttcaataaCTGGATCTCCTAACAATAGCGATGATTCAGATCAAAGTACGGCGACAGTTGTATCAACTATTAGTAATTCAAATGGTAATGTTATTTATAAAACAATTACACAGGAAGCATCAGCAACTACTTCTTCAGGATCTTCATCTCATGCTTCGAcaacttcatcatcatcatcaacttcaacttcCTCATCCCACTCAAGTGACTCCCCTGATGGGAAAtcagaaaagaaatcatcatcagttGGTGCCATTGTAGGTGGAGTTGTTGGTGGTATTGGTGGTTTAATTCTACTAGTTGCTGGTGGGTTCTTTTATATGAGATACAGAAATAATGATGaggatgaagatgaagaagaagaattttatGATAATAAACCTCTTAAACGATCAAATGGTTCCAAGATTGGTTCTAGGAGAAGTCCAAATGCTTTAGAAATGCCAATGGCTAATCCTTTCCAACATCCAGCCGATGATTTAGTAAGAAATAATAGTGTACAAAAGAATGGATTTGTTGATCCTCGATTAAATCCAATAATGATGGGTCGAAGAAGACTAAGTGAAGGATCACTAGTTGATGAAGCAGATTATTCTCGAAAAGTACTACAAGTTGCTAATCCTGATGatacaaaataa
- a CDS encoding uncharacterized protein (Ortholog(s) have role in metal ion transport, protein targeting to vacuole, ubiquitin-dependent protein catabolic process and endoplasmic reticulum, fungal-type vacuole membrane localization) — protein sequence MRSYERLSSSSSEETNKKSFSSDKDNILEPFVSEEGTSLVDQQHHHQQGNTDTTTTMETTPHSTSRIPSLNEDTRLSSSSESMPIQSSSSATAPSSNRSEQRDLEDLESQTPPRLTTKQRIQRVLHHFFPVRQTYERINNGLTTGRMQTNNGRFIGQGTDGVFRNLMAKPDTEEMRQQQELNPPSYEEAAADASPEYWESTMISPMYEDEVFVQGLPVGNIANFVWNALVSVAFQFVGFILCYLLHTSHAAKQGSRAGLGINLIMYGWNLVPQNFGHPDKLPKKYQPENPNDFDINKSTKISGKVDGYNSGIFIQNSNADTKDSNGGDWLGGSGSAPYVAYGLIAFGLFIILKSLVDYYRVKQLERAILNPPSNMPVNTNSITGVVDEIDEENRHREQQQQQQQHQHQEEEELYSHQHRNHDDH from the exons ATGAGATCTTATGAAAGA ctatcatcatcatcgagtgaagaaacaaataaaaagtcATTTAGTAGTGACAAAGACAATATTCTAGAACCATTTGTATCTGAAGAAGGAACATCGTTAGTAGACcaacaacaccaccaccaacagGGCAATACTGACACCACCACGACAATGGAAACCACTCCCCATTCTACATCAAGAATACCGTCATTAAACGAAGATACTAGactttcttcatcttccGAACTGATGCCAATacaatcatcatcatcagcaaCCGCGCCATCATCAAATAGATCAGAGCAAAGAGATTTAGAAGATTTAGAACTGCAGACTCCACCTAGATTAACCACTAAGCAACGAATACAAAGAGTGTTGCACCATTTTTTTCCTGTTAGACAAACATATGAAAGAATAAACAATGGATTAACCACTGGAAGAATGCAAACCAACAACGGAAGATTTATTGGTCAAGGTACCGATGGGGTTTTCCGGAACTTGATGGCAAAACCGGATACTGAAGAAATgcgacaacaacaagagtTAAACCCTCCAAGTTATGAAGAAGCAGCAGCCGATGCATCACCAGAATATTGGGAACTGACAATGATATCTCCCATGTATGAAGATGAAGTATTTGTTCAAGGTTTACCCGTGGGTAATATTGCCAATTTTGTATGGAACGCCTTGGTATCAGTAgcatttcaatttgttggaTTTATCTTGTGTTATTTACTTCATACATCTCATGCTGCTAAACAAGGTTCACGAGCAGGTTTAGGAATAAATCTAATTATGTATGGTTGGAATTTGGTACCACAAAATTTCGGTCATCCTGATAAATTGCCGAAAAAATATCAACCGGAAAACCctaatgattttgatattaataaatcaaccaaAATATCTGGCAAAGTTGATGGATATAACTCAGGGATATTCATACAGAATTCAAATGCCGACACTAAGGATAGTAATGGAGGTGATTGGTTAGGTGGTTCAGGGAGTGCCCCTTATGTTGCTTATGGATTGATTGCCTTTGgattatttataatattaaaatcattGGTTGATTATTATCGTGTTAAACAGTTGGAACGTGCCATTTTAAATCCACCTTCAAATATGCCGGTTAATACAAACTCGATTACAGGGGTAGTTGATGAGATTGACGAGGAAAACCGTCATCGagagcaacaacaacaacaacaacaacaccaacaccaagaggaagaagaactTTATTCTCATCAGCATCGAAATCACGATGATCATTAA